Proteins encoded within one genomic window of Solenopsis invicta isolate M01_SB chromosome 10, UNIL_Sinv_3.0, whole genome shotgun sequence:
- the LOC105197304 gene encoding zinc finger protein 622 isoform X1, translating to MNTCENISIGRFFKIIDFSLQLSTYSSKYCIRNSINPRDALTKCYSNNTMDTSEDLQHKECFTCLTCKVKFTDLTVFRDHYRSEWHRYNMHVTVNGLPSITLEDFQKKEAIYRQNTANQTKEKHICKVCRKKFNTQKQYENHLVSKTHKNKLEQKNKNVFVESPFYKSTNIKTMSNENQEEIETDSDVESLDSDEWLEDSKYHIYENNCLFCDRRGTSITCIMRHMTKKHSFFVPDFEYCVDLAGLLEYLEQKIFTEFKCIWCNESGRKMRSANAVKMHMIDKGHCKMLFEEETMLEYSSFYDYSSSYPVVENSDVIDEELPEPPEILDDGSYTMTLPSGKSIVHRDLALYYKQNLPAERKVTIKDFNYWLKKRLFKQISFGTENKKLEANRIAVRDTRNFQRIQAKYSTQLQIKQNKLQKHFRRQTDF from the exons ATGAACACGTGTGAGAACATATCTATCGGAAGATTTTTTAAGATCATTGATTTTAGTTTGCAATTAAGTACATATTCctcaaaatattgtattag aaattctATCAATCCTAGGGACGCATTAACCAAGTGTTATTCAAACAATACAATGGATACTTCGGAGGATTTACAGCATAAAGAATGTTTTACTTGTTTAACTTGTAAAGTAAAATTTACAGATTTGACAGTATTCAGAGATCATTATCGTTCCGAATGGCATAGATATAATATGCATGTAACAGTGAATGGATTACCTTCAATCACTCTTGAAGACTTCCAAAAGAAGGAAGCAATTTATCGTCAGAATACTGCAAACCAAACTAAGGAAAAGCACATTTGTAAGGTCTGCCGAAAAAAGTTTAATACTCAAAAACAGTATGAAAATCATCTGGTATCAAAgactcacaaaaataaattggaacaaaaaaataaaaatgtatttgttgaGTCTCCTTTTTACAAATCTACAAACATAAAAACTATGTCCAATGAAAATCAAGAGGAAATCGAAACAGATTCCGATGTGGAATCTTTGGATTCAGATGAGTGGCTCGAGGACTCAAAGtatcatatttatgaaaataattgccTCTTTTGTGATCGTCGTGGTACATCCATAACATGCATCATGAGACACATGACAAAGAAGCATTCATTTTTCGTACCTGATTTTGAGTACTGCGTAGATCTAGCTGGCCTATTAGAATATTTAGAACAGAAGATATTTACTGAATTCAAATGCATTTGGTGCAATGAGTCAG gAAGAAAAATGCGAAGTGCAAATGCGGTCAAGATGCATATGATCGACAAAGGCCACTGTAAGATGTTGTTTGAAGAAGAGACAATGCTTGAATATTCGTCTTTTTATGATTACTCGTCCAGTTATCCAGTCGTCGAGAATAGCGATGTGATCGATGAAGAGTTGCCAGAACCACCGGAGATTTTAGATGATGGGTCTTACACAATGACTTTACCGTCCGGCAAGTCAATCGTCCATCGTGACTTAGCGCTTTACTATAAGCAAAATTTACCTGCGGAACgcaaagtaacgataaaagattttaattattggCTTAAGAAACGCTTGTTTAAGCAAATATCATTTGGTACCGAGAATAAAAAACTCGAAGCCAACCGGATAGCAGTACGAGATACTCGAAATTTCCAACGAATCCAAGCAAAGTACTCGACGCAGCTGCAGATCAAACAGAACAAACTACAAAAACATTTCAGGCGGCAAACGGATTTTTAA
- the LOC105197302 gene encoding nucleic acid dioxygenase ALKBH1 isoform X1 — protein MFRNNFKYYKSRNSVPDFSDVIDFENPNRFEVKKIEARVTGEQTEDSFGFGLKSVRKWNIYEILDIPGLIFIQNPFTSNGQRYWITKCLKDYSKEPYKINIDTHNFLNNETWWDMCFQTEKTKTLLPKLRWATLGYHHNWDTKLYSESSKCDMPTELSGLTSVLARTLGFSDFKAEAAIVNYYRMDSTLSGHTDHSETNVTAPLFSISFGQTAVFLIGGLKLEDPANAIFLRSGDVVIMSESSRLRYHGVPRILPALKAPWDNNCEDNRENPMCSLDDWHKARTYIAEARINMNVRQVLKPGQMVLY, from the exons ATGTTTcggaataatttcaaatattataaaagccGGAATTCCGTACCAGATTTCAGCGACGTGATCGATTTTGAGAATCCAAATCGCTTTGAA GTTAAAAAGATTGAGGCACGTGTAACTGGCGAACAGACTGAAGACAGTTTCGGTTTCGGCCTCAAATCAGTGAGAAAATGGAACATTTACGAGATATTGGATATTCCCG GGCTCATCTTTATTCAGAATCCATTTACATCCAATGGCCAACGATACTGGATCACTAAGTGTCTGAAAGATTACTCTAAGGAACCATATAAGATAAACATAGACACccataactttttaaataatgaaacgtGGTGGGACATGTGTTTTCA AACGGAGAAGACTAAAACTCTCCTACCAAAGCTGCGATGGGCGACATTGGGCTATCATCATAATTGggacacaaaattatattcggAAAGCTCAAAATGCGACATGCCAACGGAATTATCTGGCTTAACATCCGTTTTGGCGAGGACATTAGGTTTCTCAGATTTTAAAGCGGAGGCTGCGATTGTGAATTATTATCGGATGGACTCGACTTTGTCGGGGCACACGGATCATTCGGAGACGAATGTTACAGCACCGCTCTTCTCCATAAGTTTTGGACAGACAGCGGTATTTCTGATTGGTGGTCTTAAACTGGAAGATCCGGCTAACGCTATCTTTTTGCGGAGTGGAGACGTAGTGATAATGTCGGAAAGCTCCCGTTTGAGGTATCACGGGGTACCGCGGATTTTGCCGGCGTTAAAAGCACCCTGGGACAACAATTGCGAAGACAATCGCGAAAATCCCATGTGCAGTTTGGACGATTGGCACAAAGCGCGAACTTATATTGCCGAAGCTAGAATTAATATGAATGTAAGGCAGGTTTTGAAACCCGGACAGATGGTATTATACTGA
- the LOC105197303 gene encoding dopamine N-acetyltransferase isoform X1: MSSSSEDLMIVDVPENRYDDAIHHLRWNFFADEPLNNAVGLCARGESQRELERHCLLTLKQGYSRMLVDKKGAIAGMALNGILKKGEREEAERRLEEMKDEKFKMIFRVLYKVNEKIDLFAKYDVDELFECRILSVDADYRGKGLASILMADSEKIARNAGFKVCKADATGAFSQKVYLKHGFQVEAEIPYTEMDKSVRPAPPHQALKLMVKLLD; the protein is encoded by the exons ATGTCGTCTTCTAGCGAGGATCTCATGATTGTGGATGTGCCCGAGAATCGCTATGATGATGCGATCCACCATCTTAGATGGAACTTCTTCGCTGATGAGCCGCTCAACAATGCTGTGGGACTTTGCGCGAGGGGGGAATCCCAACGCGAACTTGAGCGACACTGCCTTCTCACCTTGAAGCAGGGTTACTCCAGGATGCTAGTGGATAAGAAGGGAGCG ATAGCGGGAATGGCACTAAACGGTATTCTGAAGAAAGGTGAACGTGAGGAGGCAGAACGGCGTCTTGAAGAGATGAAAGACGAAAAATTCAAGATGATCTTCAGAGTGCTCTATAAAGTGAATGAAAAGATTGATTTGTTCGCAAAGTATGATGTTGATGAGCTGTTCGAGTGTCGAATCCTCAGCGTTGATGCGGATTACCGCGGCAAAGGCTTGGCCAGTATCCTTATGGCCGACAGCGAGAAAATCGCTAGAAATGCCGGTTTCaag GTGTGTAAGGCCGATGCAACCGGCGCATTCTCACAGAAGGTCTATCTGAAGCACGGCTTTCAGGTGGAAGCAGAGATTCCGTACACGGAAATGGACAAGTCTGTCAGACCGGCGCCGCCTCATCAAGCGTTAAAACTGATGGTGAAGTTGCTAGATTGA
- the LOC105197302 gene encoding nucleic acid dioxygenase ALKBH1 isoform X2, whose translation MFRNNFKYYKSRNSVPDFSDVIDFENPNRFEVKKIEARVTGEQTEDSFGFGLKSVRKWNIYEILDIPGLIFIQNPFTSNGQRYWITKCLKDYSKEPYKINIDTHNFLNNETWWDMCFQTEKTKTLLPKLRWATLGYHHNWDTKLYSESSKCDMPTELSGLTSVLARTLGFSDFKAEAAIVNYYRMDSTLSGHTDHSETNVTAPLFSISFGQTAVFLIGGLKLEDPANAIFLRSGDVVIMSESSRLRYHGVPRILPALKAPWDNNCEDNRENPMCSLDDWHKARTYIAEARINMNGPHF comes from the exons ATGTTTcggaataatttcaaatattataaaagccGGAATTCCGTACCAGATTTCAGCGACGTGATCGATTTTGAGAATCCAAATCGCTTTGAA GTTAAAAAGATTGAGGCACGTGTAACTGGCGAACAGACTGAAGACAGTTTCGGTTTCGGCCTCAAATCAGTGAGAAAATGGAACATTTACGAGATATTGGATATTCCCG GGCTCATCTTTATTCAGAATCCATTTACATCCAATGGCCAACGATACTGGATCACTAAGTGTCTGAAAGATTACTCTAAGGAACCATATAAGATAAACATAGACACccataactttttaaataatgaaacgtGGTGGGACATGTGTTTTCA AACGGAGAAGACTAAAACTCTCCTACCAAAGCTGCGATGGGCGACATTGGGCTATCATCATAATTGggacacaaaattatattcggAAAGCTCAAAATGCGACATGCCAACGGAATTATCTGGCTTAACATCCGTTTTGGCGAGGACATTAGGTTTCTCAGATTTTAAAGCGGAGGCTGCGATTGTGAATTATTATCGGATGGACTCGACTTTGTCGGGGCACACGGATCATTCGGAGACGAATGTTACAGCACCGCTCTTCTCCATAAGTTTTGGACAGACAGCGGTATTTCTGATTGGTGGTCTTAAACTGGAAGATCCGGCTAACGCTATCTTTTTGCGGAGTGGAGACGTAGTGATAATGTCGGAAAGCTCCCGTTTGAGGTATCACGGGGTACCGCGGATTTTGCCGGCGTTAAAAGCACCCTGGGACAACAATTGCGAAGACAATCGCGAAAATCCCATGTGCAGTTTGGACGATTGGCACAAAGCGCGAACTTATATTGCCGAAGCTAGAATTAATATGAAT gGACCGCATTTTTAA
- the LOC113002953 gene encoding uncharacterized protein LOC113002953 isoform X1, protein MANTEIMCNDCNTIVNIGEEHECNIGDNNVYDDYNERLIAEVFVREGLWNSKLPYKFRGPAHLKTLLCEVDTCLGTPAGSSQIKWKSLRDRFVREHSSVTTYIPSGSGAMKKKSNWPYDTLRFLIPTVNYRKTISNLENINPDFQSESDTQLSLSDESSLAGTSNNNTYIRKKINIAQQVQTKRSLLKPQTALQQNCFNAEISQTAKESLRSPQPSKYRKKQKVTENVDTHLEEVLLKELKHTSDVKPDKIESFSKYVEACLRSMTLDVSKRVMNKISMLLIQEDN, encoded by the exons ATGGCTAATACTGAAAta atgTGCAATGATTGTAATACTATAGTAAACATTGGAGAAGAACACGAATGTAACATAGGAGATAACAATGTTTACGATGATTATAACGAAAGGTTAATTGCAGAAGTCTTTGTAAGGGAAGGCTTATGGAATTCCAAATTGCCTTACAAGTTTAGAGGTCCAGCACATTTGAAAACATTATTGTGTGAAGTTGATACTTGCTTag GAACACCTGCTGGAAGTAGCcaaataaaatggaaaagttTAAGGGATCGCTTTGTCAGAGAACATTCTTCCGTAACAACTTATATACCAAGTGGCAGTGGAGctatgaaaaaaaagagtaattgGCCATATGACACCTTACGTTTTCTAATTCCAACAGTGAATTATAGAAA aactaTAAGTAATCTGGAAAACATAAATCCAGATTTTCAGTCTGAAAGTGATACACAGTTATCACTTTCAGATGAATCTAGTCTCGCTGGTACctctaataataatacatatataagaaaaaaaataaacatcgcTCAGCAAGTACAAACAAAACGAAGTTTACTAAAGCCACAAACAGCGTTGCAACAAAATTGTT TCAATGCCGAAATTTCACAAACAGCCAAAGAATCACTTCGTTCGCCTCAACCTTCAAAATATAGAA AGAAACAGAAAGTTACCGAAAATGTGGACACGCATTTGGAGGAAGTTCTTTTAAAGGAATTGAAACATACAAGTGATGTAAAACCCGATAAAATAGAAAGCTTCTCAAAATATGTTGAAGCGTGTCTGAGAAGCATGACTTTGGATGTTTCGAAACGAGTAATGAACAAAATTTCAATGTTACTTATTCAAGAAGATAATTAA
- the LOC113002953 gene encoding uncharacterized protein LOC113002953 isoform X2, with translation MANTEIMCNDCNTIVNIGEEHECNIGDNNVYDDYNERLIAEVFVREGLWNSKLPYKFRGPAHLKTLLCEVDTCLGTPAGSSQIKWKSLRDRFVREHSSVTTYIPSGSGAMKKKSNWPYDTLRFLIPTVNYRKTISNLENINPDFQSESDTQLSLSDESSLAGTSNNNTYIRKKINIAQQVQTKRSLLKPQTALQQNCFNAEISQTAKESLRSPQPSKYRKKQKVTENVDTHLEEVLLKELKHTSDVKPDKIESFSKYVEACLRSMTLDVSKRQIYA, from the exons ATGGCTAATACTGAAAta atgTGCAATGATTGTAATACTATAGTAAACATTGGAGAAGAACACGAATGTAACATAGGAGATAACAATGTTTACGATGATTATAACGAAAGGTTAATTGCAGAAGTCTTTGTAAGGGAAGGCTTATGGAATTCCAAATTGCCTTACAAGTTTAGAGGTCCAGCACATTTGAAAACATTATTGTGTGAAGTTGATACTTGCTTag GAACACCTGCTGGAAGTAGCcaaataaaatggaaaagttTAAGGGATCGCTTTGTCAGAGAACATTCTTCCGTAACAACTTATATACCAAGTGGCAGTGGAGctatgaaaaaaaagagtaattgGCCATATGACACCTTACGTTTTCTAATTCCAACAGTGAATTATAGAAA aactaTAAGTAATCTGGAAAACATAAATCCAGATTTTCAGTCTGAAAGTGATACACAGTTATCACTTTCAGATGAATCTAGTCTCGCTGGTACctctaataataatacatatataagaaaaaaaataaacatcgcTCAGCAAGTACAAACAAAACGAAGTTTACTAAAGCCACAAACAGCGTTGCAACAAAATTGTT TCAATGCCGAAATTTCACAAACAGCCAAAGAATCACTTCGTTCGCCTCAACCTTCAAAATATAGAA AGAAACAGAAAGTTACCGAAAATGTGGACACGCATTTGGAGGAAGTTCTTTTAAAGGAATTGAAACATACAAGTGATGTAAAACCCGATAAAATAGAAAGCTTCTCAAAATATGTTGAAGCGTGTCTGAGAAGCATGACTTTGGATGTTTCGAAACGA caaatatatgcttag
- the LOC105197303 gene encoding dopamine N-acetyltransferase isoform X2: MSSSSEDLMIVDVPENRYDDAIHHLRWNFFADEPLNNAVGLCARGESQRELERHCLLTLKQGYSRMLVDKKGAIAGMALNGILKKGEREEAERRLEEMKDEKFKMIFRVLYKVNEKIDLFAKYDVDELFECRILSVDADYRGKGLASILMADSEKIARNAGFKHALRLMCMG, from the exons ATGTCGTCTTCTAGCGAGGATCTCATGATTGTGGATGTGCCCGAGAATCGCTATGATGATGCGATCCACCATCTTAGATGGAACTTCTTCGCTGATGAGCCGCTCAACAATGCTGTGGGACTTTGCGCGAGGGGGGAATCCCAACGCGAACTTGAGCGACACTGCCTTCTCACCTTGAAGCAGGGTTACTCCAGGATGCTAGTGGATAAGAAGGGAGCG ATAGCGGGAATGGCACTAAACGGTATTCTGAAGAAAGGTGAACGTGAGGAGGCAGAACGGCGTCTTGAAGAGATGAAAGACGAAAAATTCAAGATGATCTTCAGAGTGCTCTATAAAGTGAATGAAAAGATTGATTTGTTCGCAAAGTATGATGTTGATGAGCTGTTCGAGTGTCGAATCCTCAGCGTTGATGCGGATTACCGCGGCAAAGGCTTGGCCAGTATCCTTATGGCCGACAGCGAGAAAATCGCTAGAAATGCCGGTTTCaag CATGCTCTTCGGTTAATGTGCATGGGATAA
- the LOC105197300 gene encoding V-type proton ATPase subunit D: MSGKDKLPIFPSRGAQMLMKSRLAGAQKGHGLLKKKADALQMRFRMILGKIIETKTLMGEVMKEAAFSLAEAKFATGDFNQVVLQNVTKAQIKIRSKKDNVAGVNLPVFESYQDGTDTYELAGLARGGQQLAKLKKNYQRAVKLLVELASLQTSFVTLDEVIKITNRRVNAIEHVIIPRIERTLAYIISELDELEREEFYRLKKIQDKKKIAKARVEAERAEMIAAGRDLEAANLLEESDDDVLF; the protein is encoded by the exons ATGTCGGGCAAAGACAAATTACCAATTTTCCCCTCTCGGGG gGCCCAAATGTTGATGAAATCTCGCTTAGCTGGAGCACAAAAGGGTCATGGATTGCTGAAGAAGAAGGCAGATGCATTGCAAATGCGATTCAGAATGATACTCGGGAAAATTATAGAa ACCAAAACTCTAATGGGTGAAGTGATGAAGGAAGCAGCATTTTCATTGGCTGAAGCAAAGTTTGCTACTGGAGACTTTAATCAGGTGGTTCTGCAAAACGTGACGAAAGCACAAATCAAGATTCGTTCTAAAAAGGACAATGTTGCCGGTGTCAATCTACCGGTATTCGAGTCCTATCAAGACGGAACGGATACTTATGAATTAGCCGGCTTAGCAAGAGGTGGTCAGCAATTGGCCAAATTGAAAAAGAACTATCAGCGGGCGGTAAAATTGCTGGTAGAATTGGCATCGCTGCAAACGAGTTTTGTTACTCTAGACGAAGTTATTAAGATCACGAATCGACGTGTCAACGCTATCGAGCATGTTATCATTCCACGAATTGAGAGAACGCTAGCTTATATTATTTCAGAACTTGACGAGCTTGAAAGAGAAGAATTCTATCGGTTGAAAAAGATTCAAGACAAGAAGAAGATTGCCAAAGCAAGG gttGAAGCAGAAAGGGCAGAAATGATTGCAGCTGGACGGGATTTGGAAGCTGCAAATCTGCTCGAAGAGAGCGATGACGACGTActgttttaa
- the LOC105197304 gene encoding zinc finger protein 622 isoform X2 — MDTSEDLQHKECFTCLTCKVKFTDLTVFRDHYRSEWHRYNMHVTVNGLPSITLEDFQKKEAIYRQNTANQTKEKHICKVCRKKFNTQKQYENHLVSKTHKNKLEQKNKNVFVESPFYKSTNIKTMSNENQEEIETDSDVESLDSDEWLEDSKYHIYENNCLFCDRRGTSITCIMRHMTKKHSFFVPDFEYCVDLAGLLEYLEQKIFTEFKCIWCNESGRKMRSANAVKMHMIDKGHCKMLFEEETMLEYSSFYDYSSSYPVVENSDVIDEELPEPPEILDDGSYTMTLPSGKSIVHRDLALYYKQNLPAERKVTIKDFNYWLKKRLFKQISFGTENKKLEANRIAVRDTRNFQRIQAKYSTQLQIKQNKLQKHFRRQTDF; from the exons ATGGATACTTCGGAGGATTTACAGCATAAAGAATGTTTTACTTGTTTAACTTGTAAAGTAAAATTTACAGATTTGACAGTATTCAGAGATCATTATCGTTCCGAATGGCATAGATATAATATGCATGTAACAGTGAATGGATTACCTTCAATCACTCTTGAAGACTTCCAAAAGAAGGAAGCAATTTATCGTCAGAATACTGCAAACCAAACTAAGGAAAAGCACATTTGTAAGGTCTGCCGAAAAAAGTTTAATACTCAAAAACAGTATGAAAATCATCTGGTATCAAAgactcacaaaaataaattggaacaaaaaaataaaaatgtatttgttgaGTCTCCTTTTTACAAATCTACAAACATAAAAACTATGTCCAATGAAAATCAAGAGGAAATCGAAACAGATTCCGATGTGGAATCTTTGGATTCAGATGAGTGGCTCGAGGACTCAAAGtatcatatttatgaaaataattgccTCTTTTGTGATCGTCGTGGTACATCCATAACATGCATCATGAGACACATGACAAAGAAGCATTCATTTTTCGTACCTGATTTTGAGTACTGCGTAGATCTAGCTGGCCTATTAGAATATTTAGAACAGAAGATATTTACTGAATTCAAATGCATTTGGTGCAATGAGTCAG gAAGAAAAATGCGAAGTGCAAATGCGGTCAAGATGCATATGATCGACAAAGGCCACTGTAAGATGTTGTTTGAAGAAGAGACAATGCTTGAATATTCGTCTTTTTATGATTACTCGTCCAGTTATCCAGTCGTCGAGAATAGCGATGTGATCGATGAAGAGTTGCCAGAACCACCGGAGATTTTAGATGATGGGTCTTACACAATGACTTTACCGTCCGGCAAGTCAATCGTCCATCGTGACTTAGCGCTTTACTATAAGCAAAATTTACCTGCGGAACgcaaagtaacgataaaagattttaattattggCTTAAGAAACGCTTGTTTAAGCAAATATCATTTGGTACCGAGAATAAAAAACTCGAAGCCAACCGGATAGCAGTACGAGATACTCGAAATTTCCAACGAATCCAAGCAAAGTACTCGACGCAGCTGCAGATCAAACAGAACAAACTACAAAAACATTTCAGGCGGCAAACGGATTTTTAA
- the LOC105197305 gene encoding protein Tube, with the protein MSCKAHLDMEIRKLRPGELYTLGSILIISDAWKKLMSSVPKQGNAPKFNSDHIKIIEEAARTDKRNAAQIFLDEWSTMGKERPTLKLLLELLINAELFRAADYVACDILKREKPKRPDHGPAAPIDISDTAINKLSDKQMLPQNTIINSILGLGSTSELISDVRILPSEKPVLEAPVIYGSEELSSEELPVFLNTHK; encoded by the exons ATGTCTTGTAAGGCACATTTGGATATGGAAATTCGAAAATTGAGACCTGGGGAGCTATACACTTTAGGAAGCATATTAATCATTTCTGATGCATGGAAGAAACTAATGTCTAGTGTGCCCAAACAAGGAAATGCTCCTAAATTCAACAGTGATCATATCAA AATCATTGAAGAAGCAGCACGTACAGACAAACGCAATGCAGCTCAAATATTTTTGGACGAGTGGAGTACCATGGGAAAAGAAAGGCCAACATTAAAATTGCTACTGGAACTTCTTATAAATGCAGAATTATTTAGAGCTGCCGACTATGTGGCATGTGATATATTAAAAC GAGAAAAACCAAAAAGACCAGATCATGGCCCAGCTGCTCCTATTGATATAAGTGATACAgccataaataaattatcagatAAGCAAATGCTTCCACagaatacaattattaattctatattAGGATTAGGATCGACGTCAGAACTAATTTCAGACGTTAGAATATTGCCCTCTGAAAAACCTGTACTTGAAGCGCCTGTAATTTATGGGTCTGAAGAATTATCATCTGAAGAATTGCCAGTGTTTCTTAACACCCataaataa